The following are encoded in a window of Candidatus Moraniibacteriota bacterium genomic DNA:
- the rplT gene encoding 50S ribosomal protein L20, with protein MSRVKRGVAASKRRKNVLKLTKGFKWRRKSHYRAAKEAVLKAGKYAYRDRRAKKRTMRRLWITRLNIALRELGVKYSQFINMQKEKKNELDRKVLSQMAVENPEMFKTLVQEIIK; from the coding sequence ATGAGCCGAGTAAAACGCGGAGTTGCCGCATCCAAAAGAAGAAAGAATGTTCTGAAACTTACGAAAGGTTTCAAATGGAGACGAAAGTCTCATTACCGAGCAGCAAAAGAAGCTGTTCTTAAAGCAGGAAAATATGCTTATCGTGATCGTCGAGCCAAAAAGCGAACTATGCGACGACTTTGGATTACTCGACTCAATATCGCTTTGAGAGAACTTGGAGTAAAGTACAGCCAATTTATTAATATGCAGAAAGAAAAGAAAAATGAACTTGATCGAAAAGTTCTTTCTCAGATGGCTGTAGAAAATCCTGAAATGTTTAAAACACTTGTACAAGAAATTATCAAATAA
- the amrB gene encoding AmmeMemoRadiSam system protein B, whose protein sequence is MKKRIIRMNKNIAFGITITLLLCGVTVGIFFYKNTNSLSVASEKESFSNNEEMVCQNGLHTNRFFDEDLFFRTKNEKTGKKYANENVGGVIIPHHLLASRIIAGTLESISSDSIETVFVIGPDHYRKGKTFFTTSLYNWETSLGTFGCEGQKIHSLLQNSFVKNNPQVLEGEHSISGILPHVKFFFPNARVVPILVRMDTENEMVETMSQILSNFSDKKGKNLFIASLDFSHYLSNKEAKIRNKETLKAMQSYDYTSIRSFDDKNVDSPETLEIFLRTMEKTGFNKLHVLYDTDSGVLTGKPFEQTTSYFGIVATLPYEEK, encoded by the coding sequence ATGAAAAAAAGAATAATACGAATGAATAAAAATATTGCGTTTGGGATAACCATTACTTTGTTATTATGTGGTGTTACGGTGGGGATTTTCTTCTACAAGAACACTAATTCTTTGTCTGTTGCATCTGAAAAAGAAAGTTTTTCGAACAATGAAGAAATGGTATGTCAAAATGGTCTACACACAAATCGATTTTTTGATGAGGATCTCTTTTTTCGTACCAAAAACGAAAAAACAGGAAAAAAATATGCAAATGAAAATGTTGGTGGTGTAATTATCCCTCATCATTTATTGGCTAGTCGTATTATTGCTGGAACTCTAGAGTCAATTTCCTCGGATAGTATCGAAACGGTTTTTGTAATAGGTCCCGATCATTATCGAAAAGGAAAAACGTTTTTTACTACAAGTCTTTATAATTGGGAAACTTCTTTGGGTACTTTTGGTTGTGAAGGACAAAAAATCCATTCGCTTTTACAAAATTCTTTTGTAAAAAATAATCCTCAGGTATTAGAAGGAGAGCATTCTATTTCTGGAATTCTTCCTCATGTTAAGTTTTTTTTCCCGAATGCTCGAGTAGTTCCTATTTTGGTGAGAATGGATACAGAGAATGAAATGGTGGAAACTATGAGTCAGATTCTTTCGAATTTTTCGGACAAAAAAGGAAAGAATTTATTTATAGCTTCTCTTGATTTCTCGCATTATCTTTCAAATAAGGAAGCAAAAATTCGAAATAAAGAAACTTTGAAAGCTATGCAATCATATGATTATACGAGTATTCGATCATTCGATGATAAAAATGTGGATTCTCCTGAAACGTTAGAAATTTTTCTTCGAACGATGGAAAAAACAGGCTTTAATAAACTCCATGTTTTGTATGATACAGACTCGGGTGTGCTCACAGGAAAGCCATTCGAACAAACAACAAGTTATTTTGGTATAGTAGCGACACTTCCTTATGAAGAAAAATAA
- a CDS encoding 50S ribosomal protein L35 — protein sequence MKLKTRKSVSKKFSVTKTGKVKRQFSKQNHANSKETGAFGRKKKRAQFLKGADRANVLRALSN from the coding sequence ATGAAACTCAAAACCCGTAAATCCGTTTCGAAAAAATTCTCTGTAACCAAAACAGGAAAAGTAAAGCGTCAGTTTTCTAAGCAAAATCATGCCAATAGCAAAGAAACAGGTGCATTCGGAAGAAAGAAGAAAAGAGCTCAATTTCTCAAAGGAGCAGATCGAGCAAATGTTCTTCGAGCCCTCTCTAATTAA
- a CDS encoding translation initiation factor IF-3, producing MRRRFRRPKKFKVEVPRYRSNEQIKTSRVFVIDENNNQIGEMDIRDALTMAKEREFDLVEVAPKAVPPVCRILDFGKFQYQQAKKEQQQKTHQRKTGTKGLRIGFRTDTHDLEFKKKQTEKFLDKGYKVKIEIRLRGREKAHQDMARDNLKEFISTLDIPHKIEEDIKRFPGGFHVVIASEE from the coding sequence ATGAGAAGACGATTTCGACGGCCAAAAAAATTTAAAGTCGAGGTTCCCCGATATCGCTCCAATGAGCAAATAAAGACATCGAGAGTTTTTGTTATTGACGAAAATAACAATCAAATTGGAGAAATGGACATCAGAGACGCTCTTACTATGGCAAAAGAAAGAGAGTTTGATTTAGTTGAGGTTGCCCCTAAAGCCGTTCCTCCTGTATGTCGTATTTTGGATTTTGGAAAATTTCAATACCAACAAGCCAAAAAAGAACAACAGCAAAAAACGCATCAAAGAAAGACAGGAACGAAAGGTCTTCGTATAGGATTTCGAACAGACACTCATGATCTCGAATTCAAAAAGAAGCAAACAGAAAAATTTCTTGATAAAGGATATAAAGTTAAAATTGAAATTCGACTTCGAGGTCGAGAAAAGGCTCATCAAGATATGGCTCGTGATAACCTTAAAGAATTTATATCTACTCTTGACATCCCCCACAAAATAGAAGAAGATATCAAAAGGTTTCCTGGAGGATTCCATGTTGTTATTGCTTCCGAAGAATAA
- a CDS encoding DEAD/DEAH box helicase, with amino-acid sequence MTFQKNNRPKFGRSAFGSDRRRPTTRSRGPKKENIHPTRFIQPAIISAEDIYKPKNAFSDFFVDSLLKRNIEKKGFQNPSPIQDQTIPLALEGRDVIGLANTGTGKTLAFAIPIIHRLLSDPRAHALIMAPTRELAEQIFLEMRTLSQGGNIPWALLIGGTPMRQQFKDLSHRPRMVVGTPGRIKDHIERETLRLNFFNHIVLDEVDRMLDMGFVEDMRDILSRSSKERQSFFFSATLDDKARNLINEFSKNPVTISVTKGKTSENIHQNIVKYVSRQEKIEKLHQLLIEKRDEKILIFDETKRGVDALSKELQDRGFYAEATHGDKTQGQRQRVLAKFRSGYIKILVATDVAARGIDVADITHVINYSTPQSYSDYIHRIGRAGRAGRVGYALTFVENFR; translated from the coding sequence ATGACTTTTCAAAAAAATAATCGACCAAAATTTGGTCGTAGTGCTTTTGGTTCTGATAGAAGAAGACCGACTACTCGAAGTAGAGGACCAAAGAAAGAGAATATACATCCAACAAGATTTATTCAGCCAGCAATCATTTCGGCTGAAGATATCTATAAACCAAAAAACGCTTTTAGTGATTTTTTTGTAGATTCTTTGCTTAAAAGAAATATCGAGAAGAAAGGGTTTCAAAATCCTTCTCCGATACAAGACCAAACTATTCCTCTAGCTTTGGAAGGAAGAGATGTTATTGGACTTGCTAATACAGGAACAGGAAAGACTTTGGCATTTGCTATTCCTATCATTCACAGACTTTTGTCTGACCCTCGAGCACATGCTTTGATTATGGCTCCGACAAGAGAATTGGCAGAACAGATTTTTCTTGAAATGAGAACCCTTTCTCAAGGAGGAAATATTCCTTGGGCTCTTCTTATAGGAGGAACGCCTATGAGACAACAATTTAAAGATTTATCCCATCGACCACGAATGGTTGTGGGAACTCCTGGACGAATCAAAGATCATATTGAAAGAGAAACACTTCGATTGAATTTTTTCAACCATATCGTTCTTGATGAAGTTGATCGTATGCTCGATATGGGTTTCGTAGAAGATATGAGAGATATACTTTCACGAAGTTCAAAAGAGAGACAATCATTTTTCTTTTCTGCAACTTTGGATGATAAAGCTCGAAATCTTATTAATGAATTTTCAAAGAATCCAGTAACTATTTCTGTAACGAAAGGAAAAACGAGTGAAAATATTCATCAAAATATTGTAAAATACGTTTCTCGACAAGAAAAAATTGAGAAACTTCACCAACTTCTTATAGAGAAGCGTGACGAAAAAATATTAATCTTTGATGAAACAAAGCGAGGCGTTGATGCTTTGAGCAAAGAACTTCAAGATCGAGGATTCTATGCAGAAGCTACACATGGAGATAAAACACAGGGACAACGTCAGCGAGTTCTTGCTAAGTTCCGATCTGGTTATATAAAAATTCTCGTAGCTACTGATGTAGCAGCTCGTGGTATTGATGTCGCTGATATAACTCACGTTATCAATTATTCAACACCACAAAGCTATTCTGATTATATTCATAGAATAGGACGTGCTGGACGCGCTGGACGCGTAGGATATGCCTTGACTTTTGTAGAGAACTTTCGTTAG
- a CDS encoding NADP-dependent malic enzyme, with protein MIIENIGDKSIELHKKHHGKISVESSVPLETREDLALAYTPGVAEVCRVIDKDPERAKELTFKHNSIAVVSDGSAILGLGNLGALAALPVMEGKAALFKRFGDINAVPIVLNTQNVDEIVSIIKAIAPTFGGINLEDISAPRCFEIESRLTKELDIPVMHDDQHGTAIVVLAGLLNALKFRGLDKKTAKILVNGAGSAGVAIVKLLLLDGFENIIVSDSRGALYPGRIDMNSEKEKLSILTNIACRIDIDDPRCITGGLEAGIQDADVFIGVSLGGVLTKDLIRRMHPNPIIFALANPTPEILPEDALAAGASVVATGRSDFPNQINNVLVFPGLFRGALDHKIIQFNDEIFLRAAYNLAGCVQEITAENIIPEPFDRNVLRAVSDAVRM; from the coding sequence ATGATAATAGAAAATATTGGGGATAAATCAATTGAACTTCATAAAAAACATCATGGGAAAATTTCTGTTGAAAGTAGTGTTCCTTTGGAAACTCGAGAAGATCTTGCGCTAGCGTATACTCCTGGTGTGGCAGAAGTATGCCGTGTGATTGATAAAGATCCAGAGAGAGCTAAAGAACTTACTTTTAAACATAATTCCATTGCTGTCGTTTCTGATGGTTCTGCAATTTTAGGATTAGGAAATCTTGGTGCTTTGGCCGCGCTTCCTGTTATGGAGGGGAAAGCAGCTTTATTTAAAAGATTTGGAGATATTAATGCTGTGCCAATTGTTCTTAATACACAGAATGTGGATGAAATTGTGTCTATTATTAAGGCAATTGCTCCAACATTCGGAGGAATAAATCTCGAAGACATTTCAGCACCTCGTTGTTTCGAGATAGAATCAAGACTTACGAAAGAATTGGATATTCCAGTGATGCATGATGATCAACACGGAACAGCCATCGTCGTTTTGGCTGGGCTTCTAAATGCTTTAAAGTTCCGAGGCTTAGATAAAAAAACAGCTAAAATTTTGGTAAATGGTGCAGGCTCTGCTGGCGTGGCTATTGTAAAATTATTACTTTTGGATGGATTTGAAAATATTATTGTTTCCGACAGTAGAGGAGCACTTTATCCTGGACGGATAGATATGAATAGTGAAAAAGAAAAACTTTCTATTCTTACAAATATTGCATGCCGAATAGATATTGATGACCCGCGTTGTATCACGGGGGGATTAGAAGCTGGAATTCAAGATGCGGATGTTTTTATAGGTGTGAGTCTTGGAGGTGTTTTGACAAAAGATTTGATTCGACGTATGCATCCAAATCCTATTATTTTTGCACTTGCCAATCCTACGCCTGAAATCTTGCCAGAGGATGCTTTAGCAGCTGGGGCGAGCGTGGTTGCTACGGGAAGGAGTGATTTTCCCAATCAAATTAATAACGTCCTCGTTTTCCCAGGACTTTTTCGTGGGGCGTTGGATCACAAAATAATTCAATTTAACGATGAAATATTTCTTCGAGCGGCCTATAATCTCGCTGGTTGTGTACAAGAAATTACAGCGGAAAATATTATTCCAGAACCTTTTGACAGAAATGTTCTTAGAGCGGTTTCTGATGCGGTGAGAATGTAG
- a CDS encoding M3 family oligoendopeptidase — MKRRYFSEKFSPLVWEDVELEIKKLLELPIKSVEDLIYFWENVSEFTIIVSDVYGELYIKMTQFSDQPKYAKEFHRYIDEIVARCQPIEFQLKKKFCESLYFSQLPKEYIHLGNILKNDKDIFREENVAFLVEEEKLTAKYAEITSKMTVLFDGEEKTIQQLNGYLENKDRTIRECAWRAMYERYMRDQEQLDILFDNLKTIRIQIAKNAGFENYRDYVHKAKGRFSYSPGDLLQLHESVLQVVVPLVSEFDKERKEKLQLETVRPWDLKVSLEEEVDNPFHTHIELVEKSIRTIVKVDEGFGRELESMWKHNRIDAENRKGKAPGGYCYPLYEKGSSFIFMHSVGVRGDIETLMHEAGHAMHNMMKRDEKILEYREGPSEVAELASMSMELLSFKHREEFYKLKDLEGLYRDELKTKIQHLPWEIVIDAFQHWIYLNPERNADERRIYFSELMDRFNVGGDWTGLEKEKVVRWMMLLHIFEIPFYYIEYTLAQLGALAIWRNYKKDPKKTIEQYKNFMRLGYSQTVSEIYEAAGIRFDFSKEYIRELMNFVREELK; from the coding sequence ATGAAACGAAGATACTTTTCAGAAAAATTTTCTCCTCTTGTGTGGGAAGATGTTGAATTGGAGATAAAGAAGTTATTAGAACTTCCCATTAAATCAGTAGAGGATCTTATTTATTTTTGGGAAAATGTAAGTGAATTCACTATTATTGTTTCGGATGTTTATGGGGAATTGTATATCAAGATGACGCAATTTTCTGATCAGCCGAAATATGCAAAAGAATTTCATCGTTATATTGATGAAATTGTGGCAAGATGTCAGCCAATAGAATTTCAACTCAAAAAGAAATTTTGTGAAAGTCTTTATTTCTCTCAATTACCAAAAGAATATATTCACTTGGGAAATATATTGAAAAATGATAAAGATATTTTTCGAGAAGAAAACGTCGCTTTTCTTGTGGAAGAAGAAAAATTAACTGCAAAATATGCTGAGATAACATCTAAGATGACTGTTTTATTTGATGGAGAAGAAAAAACAATTCAACAGCTTAATGGGTATCTTGAAAATAAAGATCGAACTATTCGTGAATGTGCTTGGAGGGCAATGTATGAAAGATATATGAGAGATCAGGAACAGCTGGATATTTTATTTGATAATCTTAAAACAATTAGAATTCAAATAGCAAAGAATGCTGGATTTGAAAATTATCGTGATTATGTACATAAGGCTAAGGGACGTTTTTCGTATAGTCCAGGAGACCTTCTTCAATTACATGAATCTGTGTTGCAAGTAGTCGTTCCTTTGGTTTCAGAATTTGACAAAGAAAGAAAAGAAAAATTACAACTTGAAACAGTTCGACCTTGGGATTTAAAAGTGAGTCTTGAGGAGGAGGTTGATAATCCTTTTCATACTCATATCGAATTGGTAGAAAAGAGCATTCGAACGATTGTAAAAGTAGATGAGGGATTTGGAAGAGAATTAGAATCTATGTGGAAACATAATCGAATTGATGCGGAAAATCGAAAAGGGAAAGCTCCGGGTGGTTATTGCTATCCTCTTTATGAGAAAGGATCTTCTTTTATATTTATGCATTCTGTTGGTGTGCGAGGAGATATAGAAACATTAATGCATGAAGCGGGACATGCTATGCATAATATGATGAAAAGGGATGAGAAAATTCTAGAATATCGGGAAGGGCCTAGTGAAGTTGCAGAATTAGCCTCGATGAGTATGGAGCTTTTATCTTTTAAACACAGAGAAGAATTTTATAAATTGAAAGATTTGGAAGGGCTTTATCGAGATGAACTCAAAACAAAAATACAACATCTTCCTTGGGAAATAGTGATAGATGCCTTCCAGCATTGGATTTATCTCAATCCCGAAAGAAATGCGGACGAGCGACGAATATATTTTTCTGAACTTATGGATCGATTTAATGTAGGTGGAGATTGGACTGGTTTAGAGAAAGAAAAGGTAGTGCGATGGATGATGTTATTACATATTTTTGAAATTCCATTTTATTATATCGAATATACTCTAGCACAGTTAGGAGCTTTGGCTATTTGGCGTAACTACAAGAAAGATCCAAAGAAAACAATAGAACAATATAAAAATTTTATGCGTCTTGGATACTCTCAAACAGTATCGGAAATCTATGAGGCCGCTGGTATACGATTTGATTTCTCAAAAGAATATATTCGTGAATTGATGAATTTTGTGAGAGAAGAATTGAAATAA
- a CDS encoding GGDEF domain-containing protein has translation MNEIFLVVFIVLCFMFLIILFLVGVLLQKIGKLETLLHESPISGILNKRGVEKQGRFLTERWLRKGETKIAAVFIDMDGFKCLNDTRGHKVGDEALRIIAETLKNCMRGEDIVGHISGDEFVIVME, from the coding sequence ATGAATGAAATCTTTCTCGTAGTTTTTATAGTTCTTTGTTTTATGTTCCTTATCATACTTTTTCTTGTTGGAGTCCTTTTGCAAAAAATTGGTAAATTAGAAACACTTCTTCATGAAAGTCCTATTTCAGGCATTCTCAATAAGCGAGGCGTTGAAAAACAGGGACGTTTTCTAACAGAAAGGTGGCTTCGAAAAGGTGAAACGAAGATTGCTGCAGTTTTTATTGATATGGATGGCTTTAAATGTCTTAATGATACACGAGGACATAAAGTTGGAGATGAAGCACTTCGAATTATAGCTGAGACATTGAAAAATTGTATGAGAGGGGAAGATATTGTGGGACATATATCTGGAGATGAATTTGTTATTGTTATGGAATAG
- a CDS encoding HNH endonuclease, whose protein sequence is MPSFENIFTNKIEGKESIFEKASLLRSRMKSRIELGDFPSPDFIFDCREIIALFRDIPHENVDRSARFSKSAKERLIKKIGGCSSCGGGVSGGSRQNAILEIHHIIPREHGGDESVENGISFCRNCHGEVHR, encoded by the coding sequence ATGCCGAGTTTTGAAAATATCTTTACAAACAAAATAGAAGGTAAAGAGTCTATTTTTGAGAAGGCCTCTCTTCTTCGTTCTCGAATGAAAAGTCGTATTGAACTGGGGGATTTTCCAAGTCCAGATTTTATCTTTGATTGTAGGGAAATAATAGCCTTATTTCGTGATATTCCTCATGAAAATGTGGATCGATCGGCACGATTTTCAAAAAGCGCAAAGGAACGATTGATAAAGAAAATTGGTGGATGTTCTTCGTGTGGAGGTGGGGTATCTGGTGGAAGTCGGCAGAATGCTATTTTGGAAATACATCACATCATTCCAAGAGAACATGGAGGGGATGAATCTGTAGAAAATGGAATTTCTTTTTGTAGAAATTGTCACGGAGAAGTGCATCGATAG
- a CDS encoding DUF2892 domain-containing protein: MKQNIGNVDKIVRGIGALILAYLGYAVSPWFYIFAGMLLLTVFFGYCGLYSLLGIQTCPLKKK; the protein is encoded by the coding sequence ATGAAACAAAATATAGGAAATGTTGATAAAATTGTTCGCGGAATAGGCGCTCTTATCCTTGCTTATTTGGGTTACGCTGTAAGCCCTTGGTTCTATATATTTGCTGGAATGCTTTTATTGACGGTTTTCTTTGGTTATTGCGGGTTATATTCACTTTTGGGAATTCAGACATGTCCTTTGAAGAAAAAATAA
- a CDS encoding CapA family protein: MKKNKQYLKFILILSFLGFFLFLLGKNIFPIEKESDGKKLVLSEEIKDQVFQEEKELSKKASVLFVGDVMLDRYIRTVAKKNGYDFLLQDSQNILQKSDAVVMNLEGPITENPSRSEKSAIGSRDNYYFTFDPMSVSFLLKYNMRIAHLGNNHIGNFGNEGIRSTQNYLEKNSLDYFGALDEIAGKTTFRKNIQGVMLSFVSYNQFSSFSLQETLFHIREERKQSDFVIVYTHWGEEYKTISNQKQKEFAHAFIDEGADLIIGSHPHVIQEKEVYKGKTIYYSLGNFIFDQYFDTSVKKGLVVNVMFDKEKKSIEIKEFPVSMKETGVTSL; the protein is encoded by the coding sequence ATGAAGAAAAATAAACAGTATTTAAAATTTATTCTCATTCTTTCTTTTTTGGGATTCTTTTTATTTCTTTTGGGAAAAAACATTTTTCCTATCGAAAAGGAAAGTGATGGAAAAAAATTAGTTTTATCTGAAGAAATAAAAGACCAAGTTTTTCAAGAAGAAAAAGAACTCTCTAAAAAAGCATCGGTGCTTTTTGTAGGAGATGTGATGTTAGATCGGTATATCCGAACGGTTGCAAAGAAAAATGGCTATGATTTTCTTCTTCAAGATAGTCAAAATATTCTTCAAAAAAGTGATGCTGTGGTAATGAATCTGGAAGGTCCTATAACAGAGAATCCTTCTCGATCAGAAAAAAGTGCCATAGGTTCTCGAGATAATTATTATTTCACTTTTGATCCAATGAGTGTCTCTTTTCTTTTAAAATATAATATGCGAATTGCTCATTTGGGGAACAATCATATAGGAAATTTTGGTAATGAGGGTATTCGTTCGACGCAAAATTATTTGGAAAAAAACTCTTTGGATTATTTCGGTGCTCTTGATGAAATTGCTGGAAAAACCACGTTTCGAAAAAATATACAAGGAGTAATGTTATCGTTTGTAAGTTATAATCAGTTTTCATCTTTTTCTTTGCAGGAAACATTATTTCACATAAGAGAAGAAAGAAAGCAATCTGATTTTGTTATTGTTTATACTCATTGGGGAGAAGAGTATAAAACAATTTCCAATCAGAAACAAAAAGAATTTGCGCATGCATTTATTGATGAGGGTGCAGATTTGATAATAGGATCACATCCTCACGTAATTCAAGAAAAAGAAGTATATAAAGGAAAAACTATTTATTATTCTTTAGGAAATTTTATTTTTGATCAGTATTTTGACACTTCTGTAAAAAAAGGACTTGTCGTTAATGTGATGTTTGATAAAGAAAAAAAATCTATAGAAATAAAAGAATTTCCAGTGAGTATGAAAGAAACGGGTGTGACGAGTTTATAA
- a CDS encoding DUF2130 domain-containing protein: protein MEFLFVEIVTEKCIDRKKVFLSSLMGLCYAGMKNNYEHTSMSYEEQKIKCPKCGESISIDDVLTQQIGEDIRKEMQDEQKEKEAELENQKRTLEIQKKQLEEERERSQFEMEQQVAQKIEIEKINLRKQLQTEVQKEQLAEKNMYEELLREKDTKLQEANQKELEMRKEKIKIEEERKNFELEKQRQLDEERKGIIEEASRKAGEEQQYVIAQLKKQLTDATKAKDDLARKLEQGSQQSQGEVLELELEETLRLEFPFDEITPVPKGVNGADIIHKVMDRNGRLCGQIVWEFKKTKAWSEGWVQKLKDDQRLVRADLAVIVSSVLPQDVKGFAFRDGIWICDIKLATALATALRINLESITREKSMSVGKNEKMEILYSYLTGVEFKQRVEAIVEAFSSMDEGLRKERMAYEKIWSEREKQIRKVITNTVGMYGDLSGLVTLPQIKSLELMEGNE, encoded by the coding sequence ATGGAATTTCTTTTTGTAGAAATTGTCACGGAGAAGTGCATCGATAGAAAAAAAGTATTTCTGTCTTCTCTCATGGGCTTGTGTTATGCTGGAATGAAGAATAATTATGAACATACTTCTATGTCTTACGAAGAACAGAAAATAAAGTGTCCGAAATGTGGAGAATCAATTTCTATCGACGATGTTTTGACACAACAAATAGGAGAAGATATACGAAAGGAAATGCAGGATGAGCAAAAAGAGAAAGAGGCTGAACTGGAAAATCAAAAAAGAACATTGGAAATTCAGAAAAAACAATTAGAGGAAGAGAGAGAAAGATCGCAATTTGAAATGGAACAGCAAGTGGCTCAAAAAATTGAAATTGAAAAAATAAATTTGAGAAAGCAACTTCAGACAGAAGTCCAGAAAGAGCAATTGGCGGAGAAAAATATGTACGAAGAGCTTTTGAGAGAAAAAGATACGAAACTTCAAGAAGCTAATCAAAAAGAATTAGAAATGCGAAAAGAAAAAATAAAAATCGAGGAGGAAAGAAAAAACTTTGAATTGGAAAAACAAAGACAACTTGATGAAGAAAGAAAGGGAATAATTGAAGAAGCGAGTAGAAAGGCTGGAGAGGAACAACAATATGTAATTGCTCAATTAAAGAAACAACTTACTGATGCAACTAAAGCTAAAGATGACCTTGCTCGTAAATTGGAACAAGGATCGCAACAATCCCAAGGAGAAGTTTTGGAATTGGAGCTTGAAGAAACATTGAGATTAGAATTTCCCTTTGATGAAATAACCCCAGTCCCTAAAGGAGTGAATGGCGCTGATATTATTCATAAGGTAATGGATAGAAATGGAAGGTTGTGTGGACAAATTGTTTGGGAATTCAAAAAAACAAAAGCATGGAGTGAGGGTTGGGTTCAAAAACTGAAAGATGACCAACGTCTAGTAAGAGCTGATTTGGCTGTGATCGTATCTTCAGTTTTGCCTCAAGACGTAAAAGGATTTGCTTTTCGTGATGGTATATGGATTTGTGATATAAAACTCGCTACAGCTCTTGCAACGGCATTGAGAATAAATTTAGAATCAATTACTCGAGAGAAATCAATGTCTGTGGGGAAGAATGAAAAAATGGAAATTTTGTATTCCTATTTAACGGGGGTAGAGTTTAAGCAACGAGTAGAAGCTATTGTTGAAGCTTTCTCAAGTATGGACGAAGGTCTTCGTAAAGAGCGAATGGCCTATGAAAAAATATGGAGTGAACGTGAAAAACAAATAAGAAAAGTTATTACAAATACCGTAGGAATGTATGGAGATTTGAGTGGATTGGTAACTCTACCTCAAATTAAAAGCTTGGAACTTATGGAGGGAAATGAATAA